CGTGGAGAGCCGGTGCGCCACGACGATCGCCGTGCGCTGGGCGGTGGCCCGGCGCAGCGAGCGCTGGATCGCGGCCTCGGTCTCGTTGTCGACCGCGCTGGTCGCCTCGTCCAGGACGAGGACGGCAGGGTCGCGCAGCAGGGCCCGCGCCAGCGCCAGGCGTTGCCGCTGGCCGCCGGACAGGGTCACGCCCCGCTCCCCCACCCACGTGTCGAGCCCCTGGGGCATCGCCTCGATGAAGTCGAGCGCGGCCGCCCCCTCCGCGGCGGCCCGGACCTGCTCGCGGGAGGCGTCGGGACGGCCGTAGGCGATGTTGTCGGCGACCGAGCCGGCGAACATGAAGACGTCCTGGGCGACGTAGCCCATCGACCCGCGCAGCGAGTCCCAGTCGAGGTCGCGCACGTCCTGCCCGTCGAGGAGCACGTGGCCCTGGCGCGGGTCGTCGAAGCGGAGGACGAGGCGCAGCAGCGACGACTTGCCCGACCCGGTGGCTCCCACGATCGCGTGCGTCTCGCCCGCGGGCACCACCATGTCGATGCCGTGCAGCACGTCGGGCCCGTCGGCGTAGCCGGCCCGGACGCCCCGGAGCTCGACACGACCGGCCACGGGCCGGGCGAGGGCGGTGTGGCCGGCCGGCACGGTGACCGGCACCTCGAGCAGGCCGAGGATGCGGCTGGCCGAGGCCCGACCGCGCTGGTAGAGGTCGAGGACCTCGGCCACCTCGGTCAGGGGCCACAGCAGGCGCTGGGTCATGAAGACCAGCACGGAGTAGAGCCCCACCTCGAGGTCCCCGCGCAGCGTCGCCCAGCCACCGAAGAGCAGCGTGCAGGTGAACCCGGCGAGGATCGCCATCCGCACCAGGGGGACGAACGCCGCGGACGTGCGGATGGCGTCGGTGTTGGCGGTGCGGTAGGCCTGCGACACCGCGGCCACCCGGTCGCGCTCGCGGTCCTCGGCGGTGAAGGCCTTGATGGTCGCGATGCCGGCGAGGTTGGCGCTGAGGGTGCCCGAGAGGTCCGCAACGGCGACGCGCACCCGGTCGTAGAGCGGCTCGAGGCGGCGCTGGAAGACGAGCGAGCCGACCACGATGAGCGGGATCGGCAGGAAGGCCAGCACCAGGAGCTGGCCGGAGGCGACGGCGAACACGCCGCCGACGATGAGCACGTTGAGGGCGGTCTGCAGGATCGCCGGGGCCCCGATGTCGAGGAACCGCTCGAGCTGGTTGACGTCGTCGTTGAGCGTGGCCAGCGTCGAGCCGGCCGGTCGGCTCTCGTGCCACGAGAGGTCGAGGTGCTGGACGTGGTCGTAGGCCTCGACGCGGAGGTCGTGCTCGACGCCCTGGGCCAGCCCGCGCCACAGCACGTTGGCGACGTAGTCCGACAGGGACTCCACCACCCACACCACCACGTTGATGACGGCCAGCCAGCCGAGCTGGGCGTAGCGCGACTCCACCCCCAGGACGGCGCCCACGAAGGACCCGTCACCGCGGACCACGACGTCGACCGCGGCCCCGATGAGCAGCTCGGGCACGACGTCGGCCACCTTGTTGACGGTCGAGGCGACCACGGCCCCGACGAAGCGGCTGCGGTAGGCGCCGTAGCGGCGCCAGAGGGCGCGGAGGGGCTGGACGGCGTCGGGCGTCACGTCGGGCGTCGCGTCGGGCGTCGCGTCGGGGGTGGCGGGCTGTGGCACGCCGCACAGGTTAGGTGCGGGCCCGGCCTCGTCCGGAGGGGCGGGCGTCGTCGAGGTAGCCGAGCATCCGGTCGAAGAGCTGGGTCGCTCGCCGCAGGTCGCCCGAGGCGGCCGTCGGCTCGTCGTCCAGGACGGGTGCGTGGCGCGGTCCGGAGGTGCGCCACCCGGGCCGGTAGGCGTCGGCCAGCGACGCGGCGACGCGGCTCGCGGCCCGCACCACCTGCGGGTCGACCGACCAGATCGCCTCGAACGAGCGGCCCTCCGGCGCGCGCGAGTCCTGTCCCGGGAGCTCCACCGCCGCCAGGCAGGCGGGCAGGTCGGGCGCGTCGCAGATCACGAGCCACTCGCGGTTGAGCGGGGCGTGCTCGGGCAGCGCCACCTCCACCGGCGTGAGCGGCCGGACCGGCGTCGAGTGCGTGAAGTCGGCGAAGACCACGGTGTCGCAGGCGGTGCGCGCCAGCTCGCGCCAGCGGTCGTACGACGCCTCGAGGTAGGCCACGCGCTGGAACCCGCCGAACAGCAGGGGCTCCGCGGCGCGGGCGCAGCACTCGTCCTCGATCGCCCGGCTCATCGAGGACAGCGTGGCTCGGGAGAGGACCTGCGGGGCCAGTTCGGGCCGGCGGCGGCGCAGGTCGGCGAAGACCGACCCCGACGAGACCGGCTCGGCGACGACGCGCTGCACGGCCGCGTGCAGCGACAGGCCGCCGCGGCGGCGCTCGAGGACCTCCAGCACGGCGTCGACGTCGGACTCGGCGTAGCGCCGGTGACCGCCCGCGGCGCGGTCGGGCCGGGGGAACCCGTAGCGTGACTCCCAGCTGCGGAGCGTCGTGATGGGAACCCCCGTCCTGTGCGCGAGCTCTCCGATGGTGAGCGAGGCGCGGGACAAGGGCTGCAACCCGACCCCCCCTCCACGTTTCGCCTAGATTTAGTTGGCAGTGTTGCATAGGTTCATCAACGCGGGGACCGGAGCGACTCAGGGGGGACACATGACCTCGACCGACACC
This genomic stretch from Nocardioides renjunii harbors:
- a CDS encoding ABC transporter ATP-binding protein, with protein sequence MPQPATPDATPDATPDVTPDAVQPLRALWRRYGAYRSRFVGAVVASTVNKVADVVPELLIGAAVDVVVRGDGSFVGAVLGVESRYAQLGWLAVINVVVWVVESLSDYVANVLWRGLAQGVEHDLRVEAYDHVQHLDLSWHESRPAGSTLATLNDDVNQLERFLDIGAPAILQTALNVLIVGGVFAVASGQLLVLAFLPIPLIVVGSLVFQRRLEPLYDRVRVAVADLSGTLSANLAGIATIKAFTAEDRERDRVAAVSQAYRTANTDAIRTSAAFVPLVRMAILAGFTCTLLFGGWATLRGDLEVGLYSVLVFMTQRLLWPLTEVAEVLDLYQRGRASASRILGLLEVPVTVPAGHTALARPVAGRVELRGVRAGYADGPDVLHGIDMVVPAGETHAIVGATGSGKSSLLRLVLRFDDPRQGHVLLDGQDVRDLDWDSLRGSMGYVAQDVFMFAGSVADNIAYGRPDASREQVRAAAEGAAALDFIEAMPQGLDTWVGERGVTLSGGQRQRLALARALLRDPAVLVLDEATSAVDNETEAAIQRSLRRATAQRTAIVVAHRLSTVRHAHRIWVLDAGRVVESGTHDELLVRDGAYAALWRVQTGEQDPVGRP
- a CDS encoding DICT sensory domain-containing protein, whose translation is MQPLSRASLTIGELAHRTGVPITTLRSWESRYGFPRPDRAAGGHRRYAESDVDAVLEVLERRRGGLSLHAAVQRVVAEPVSSGSVFADLRRRRPELAPQVLSRATLSSMSRAIEDECCARAAEPLLFGGFQRVAYLEASYDRWRELARTACDTVVFADFTHSTPVRPLTPVEVALPEHAPLNREWLVICDAPDLPACLAAVELPGQDSRAPEGRSFEAIWSVDPQVVRAASRVAASLADAYRPGWRTSGPRHAPVLDDEPTAASGDLRRATQLFDRMLGYLDDARPSGRGRART